The nucleotide sequence CCGCTGGCCTGAGTCAGTGGGCATGGTTAATACTAAAAGATCTAACAGCAGGTCTTCTGTATCCCAGGCACCCTCTGCCTTATCTCCATCATGGAGTTCTAGTCCAGTTTCCCCTTGGTAGTCAGGATCAAGGACCCCAGCCAACACTGGAACTCTTTGTTGATTCAAAGGTACAGGAGCCCAAAGtggcaagtctttttttttttttaatattatttatttggctgtaccgtgtcttagttgcagcatgtaggattagttccccaaccagggatcaaaccctggctccctgcattgggagtgtgaagtcttagccactggaccaccaaggtgGCAAGTCTCAACTTCCAGTTCAATGAAAGCACTATGTCTCCTATGGGAAGTATTCCTCCCTCTGGAACTAAGACCTCTGGCCTACCAGAGCATGAAGTTGTGGGAACAGAAAGTAAACATTTTACTAATAGATCACTCATATTAGCGGTTCCACTCCCATTTCCACCCCTTGATTCCTGGCCCTGTGAATCCTGGCTATGGGAGAATCAGCACCATATATGTCTGTTGATTCAGAGCAGATACAGATAGCGTGGGTTCTGTTATAGAATAAAGTACAtgaaaagtgttaatcactcagttgtggtcgactcttttcaaccccatggattgtagcctgctaggctcctctgtccacggaattttccaacaagaatatcagagtgggttaccattcctttctccaggggatcttcccaacccaggagtcaaagctgggtctcccgagttgcaggtggattctttaccatctaagcaaccagggaagcccaagaatactggagtgggtaacctatctcttctccaggggatcgtcccaacccaggaatctaacccaggtttcccgaattacaggcagcttctttaccatctgagctacgtGGGAAGCCCCCTGTTGTTGCTTAGCCGGGGTcagaattgtctttttttttaacctacaagGAAAAAATTGGCCCTTAAGTCATCTATTAACACCAACCTGATGATGTCTTTCTCAGTTCCCATCAGTAAAGCTGAAATAGTCTCAAATTGCTTATCAAAATCAACTGTtcttaataaagtaaaatttttactAGCATCTGAATGAAGCTATGGGTTACCTGGACTCAGCGATTATTTAAGCTCTTGTATTCTAGGGTTGAGTTTACCACCTGTATAACAGGGCAACAATACTACACGTGAAGTGAGTTAACTATAGTTTCAAAGTGATGTTTCTTTAATATAAActgttttctctaaaaatattttccttatcaTTTTTCCTGAAATGTGGTTCTTCTGAATTTCAGATTCTGCTTTACCACCGACCAGGTAAAGATTTACACCAATCAAGAGAAAACCAGGTGGGTCTCCCTGCTCTGCCCCCAGTTGTTCCCAGAAGAGGATTCTTTGCAGTAAAGACTTGAGGAGGCCTTGTCTGTctcattttttggtttgtttgtgttttaacCAGCTCTATGACTACCAAGGCAGTTGTCCCCAAATCTGAAcctttcattaagaaaaataactcCGGGAGCATAAGAGGAGGAGCAGAGGTAGAGAATAACATCTTGGTTTAGTGGGGAAAGCCTGAGACAAAAAAACCCTGGGTGCCTGCCCAGCTGTCTCCAATTTAACGTTGAGCTCATACCTTCAACCTCTGTGACCTGCCATTTCCAAGCTGTCACAGGCATGCCCTGACACATCTATCAGTGGGCAGTTGTGAGGCTCAAATGAACTGAACGAGTTTTATAAAAGCATTCAAGGATGAGATGAACAAAAGAAATTGTTATTAACAAGGCTTCAAAGCAAACGTCCTTGTCAGATCCACTCACTGAGTTGCCTTCTGCTCTCAGCACCTCTGAGAGGACAGCTCATTCCTTCATTCTGCAAAATTGGTTCAGCACGTCCTGGTGCCAGAGACTTGCTGTACACTGCAGGTCAGCAATGAAAAGGTCAGCACAGTCCTTGCTCTTTGGGGTCTCACGTTCTGCAGGGGGAGATAAACAAGGAAATGAGACTCTTAGAAACTACTGTGATATGAGTCTGGATCATGCAGCCAAGGACGCCCCTAGGGAGCTGGCATTTGCCAGTGACCTAAGGATGAAAAGTAATGAGCCTTGGGAAACGCTACTGAGAGAGCCTCCAAGCAGAGGACACAGCCGAGGAGGTGGTCtaaggaggaaggagcctggcttGTTTGAGGAGGCCAATGAAGCGGAACCCAGGGAGCAAGTGGGAGAGTGGGAGGAGATGAGTCAGTCTGGGTTAGCTCCTACCGGGCCTTCAAGGTCAGGGTCAGGAGTTTTCAGGGTCACGGAAGCCACTGGAGGGATCTGCACAGAGACGTGATCCAACTACGTTTGTAACTGCCGGTCTGGCCCAATCGTGTCTGTGGCTCCCACATGGAGACAAGATGTAAAGGAGGTTGgatgcagggagagagagaggagacaggtGTCACCATCCAGGTGAGGCGCCGAGGGTGTCCTGACTCAGGGTGATGGCAGTGCAAGGGCCAAGAAGCAGACGTATTCCTGATACGCTGCAGAGAGAATCAACCAGAATCATCAGTGAGTCGGATCTATGCACAGTAAGGGGAAGAACCAAAGTAGATGCCTGGACTTGGGGTTTGAACAGCTGGGTAAATAAATGGTCCCACTTCCCGAGTTTGGAAACACCTGTGGGAGGAAAATCGGTTTTGCTTTGTTCCCAGTAAACGTTGCCACTGATGATATCCCCGGGTACCCATGGGTGGAAGAGGTACATACACAGTCAAGCAGACAGGAGAGGTGCCAGCCAGAGATGGAAATGTGGGAGCCATCGGGCTGTGTGATACTGAaaccagggctggggtgggggccagggcacACAGAGCACATCAAAGGCCTGAGGGCTGGGCTCTGCAACCCTTGACCATTTAGAGGCTGGAAAGaacagagggcagcagaggagactGAACCGGAGGCCAGAGGCAGGGTCACACCAGGACTGTGTAGTGGGTGGTCTCTTGgagccaagaggaaaaaaatgggtTTCAGGGAGAGAGGAACCAGCTGTGTCAGACCCTGCTGAGAGGCCAAGGTGAGGCCGGAGAAGTGTCCATCAAGTGCAGTAACCCGGAGGTGGGCGGCAGCTTTGATGCGAGCTGGCTGAAGATGGCGGGGCGGGAGAGACAGCAGAGGGAGACAGAGCATCTGAACATCAAGTCTAACTGAGGATGGAATGAAGACTGGCTGAGAACTCGGGTTCAAAGGAGGGGTTTTAAGGATGAGagagtccagtggctaagacactgaagttccactgcaggaggcacgggtttgatctccagtggggggaactaagatcccacatgctgtgctgcggggccaaaaataaataagagaataaaGATGAGAGTGTGCTACTGGGAGGGAGTCAGTGCCAGagagggaagccctggagaaggacccACCTGGGAGCGATGATGGTGAGCCTGGCTACAGAAGCATTGGGTCCGTAGACTTGGCAGCGGCAGATGATGATggtccttcaggggatcttagaCCCTAGGGAAAGAGGGGAGGTGTGTGGTTAGAGCTAGGGGAGGATGGGAGAGCCAGCTGGGAGAGCAGGGTAGTGAACTGAGTTCATGACCCAGACCTCCCGGCTTCCTTCTGTCgcatcctctgccctcctcacGGCTGGTTTACATTCTCAGCGGCCGTGTCTCACACCGGTGTTGTCTCCACTGCTGTCTCCCCCCAGGACCTTTGTTGGGCTCGAGGTCACCTCAGGGCACGCCCACTTCCTGGACCTGGTTGCAGAGGTAGACAGGGTCATGGAGGAGTTTGACCTCAGCACTTTCTACCAGGTAATCAACGGGCGTCATTTTTCCTCTCCACCAACCCATCTCTAATGGCAATAAATCCAGCTTAAAGAAACCCTTGCAGAGCCCTCCAGAACTTTCCCAGGGGAAGCGTCCATTCGCCTGGCCCTCAGATGACCCACACCCCTGGGGAGTTGAGGGTCTGATGTTGGGTCAGATATTGCCCTGCcaaagtccagcatttcttacaAATCTTCTGTTATCTCTTCAGTATGCTCGACGAGATCTGTGCCTTTGATTCTGATGTATCCAtgcttatctttatattttttaagaagtagCTTTCCCTAGTATTTTTTAGTCACATCGACACTCCAGATAGAGTCAAAGCTTCACATCCCTTCCTGTGCCTTACCCCGTGCCCTCCAGGGGAACTTGAACCTACCCAAGTTGAATGTTATGGGTTTAAAGGGCCGGTGGTTTTGCTTGATATATTCTTTTAAAGTCATGCTGTGATATAGAAGTATGAATTTGAATGGAGATAATTTACAGTTTAATCATAATTTTAGATATTTCAGGTTTTGTTCACCTTAAAAAGTATGTCATCTATTGAAATGTTTCACATCAGAAAACATTAAATCTGGGACATGGGTTCTCTTCCATGTCCCAGATGTAAGGACTCAATGTTATGACATGTAAAGGAGAGCCTCTGAGAACAGGACTGTcttagctcaggctgccataGCCAGATACCAGAGACTGGATGACTTAAACAATAGAACTTTATTTTCTCGCAATTCTGGAGCCTAGAAGCCTGAAACCAAGGTGCCATCATGGTCAGTTTCTGGTGAGGCCTCTTTTCTTGGCTTATCGATGGCCATCTTCCCATCATGTCCTCATTCgatggaaagagagagggaggagccATCTGCCGCCTCTTATGTGGGCACTAACCCCCTCACgagggctccaccttcatgacctcagCTAAACCCAGTTATCTCCCAAGGGCCccttctccaaataccatcaccttgGGGATTAAGACTTTAATATATGAATTGGGATGGGGGGGAGGGGAacacacaattcagtccatagcaaggACTAGCCCAGGGCTATTGTATCTATCCGTGGAGGCACCTGGGATCAACACCAAGGATCTAGTCTCCGTGGATCAGGTCAGGGATCCAGTAGGGATACTGGGACAACTCTCGTCGCGGAGCTCTTGTGACATCTGCCACGGCATCCAGGTGACCACCTGCCTCCCTGCTGTTCCTCTGCAGGACCCCTCCTTCCACATCAGCCTGGCCTGGTGTGTGGGTGACGCGCGTCTCCAGATGGAAGGGCCGTGCCTGCAGGAACTACAGGTGAATTCCTGGCACGAGAGCCGGGCAGGTGCTGAACTCCGGAAGTAAAGCTGTGGAAGGTGGGGGATGGGAAGGGGGCTGACAAACCCTGAGGATTAGGCCCACAAACTGGAATCCCTGGGAGATAACTGGCCTGGCCAGAGAGACCCACACCTCCTGCTGCTCCTCTCAGCGCAGTCTCAGACCAGCGGCAGGGCACCACCTGGGAGCTTATTAGCGACACCCACTCTCTTGCCCCAACCCAGACCTAAGGAGTCAGAAGTTAACAAGATGTCTGGGGATTGTGTGCACGTTAAAACTGGAGACGCCCTGCCGGAGAACACTGATCTCAGAGGACGCTGCCAACTTCCCTTCAAGTCCACAGCCCCTCACCCAGAGGTCAAAGGCTCGGGTGCTCACAGGGGCCCGGCAGGGGCTGGAAATGAGTGAAATGTGCCAGGTGTCCAGAACGTCCATCCTCACAGCCTTTCTCATCTTGTGATAAGTAGGgggtaactttcactttcccgtCAGTGCCCTCAGAGGAGCTGATACCTCTCGGAAAGGAGACGGTGGGGAGTTGCTGTGTAGGAATGTGGACCTTGTGTTACAAGCACTTGTTTTTCAAGAAAAGCCAGaaacctagatttttttttttttttatgtgtaatCACCCTATTTTCAAATGTTGGCCACcagtatgtattttttaagaaaatattgtttGAGCCAAAGGAAACACATGCAGGCAGGAGACAGCCCCTGGACCATTATCAGGTAGCCACGTCTGTTCTTGGCCTGATCACGCTGGAGGCGGCAAGGAGCTCTGGGCTCCGGCTCCAGCAGACCCAGGTCCCAAGCCTGGTTTTATTGGATTCTATGATCCAGGACTCTGAGCATCCATTTCCTCGTCTGCCAAGGTGGGATGATAGTACTGACCTCACAGAATAGCAGAGCTGATTAGACAAGGTAGCCTAACCTGTGAAGGATTTCGGTAGGCTGGCTTTGTTCGCAGTGCCGTCTGGGTCCCTGATTCCTCTTAACGCAACTGTCCTCTCCTGGCTCCTGCTTTTAAGGGAATCGTGGATGAGTTTGAAGACTCCGAGATGCTGCTGCGTGCATACGCTGAGCAGATTCGCTGCAAGTCTGGGAACAAATTCTTCTCGATGCCTTTGAAGTGAGCACCAGAGGCCCTCATTGTCTTGGGCCCCTCTGCAGCCAGACAGAGATGGAAGAACCCACTCAGATCGCTGGGGATGCTGCCAGCCCTCCACTGGGGGGCCTGGCCGGAGGAGGCACAGCTGCTCTGGGTGCTCTCTGGGAGCTGGTTCTCTTGGCCCCTTTGAGTTGCAGGTCAGGTACCACTGCATTGTAGTCTTTCCCAGAAATCACCAGTAGAGGGCAGCCTGGGCTTCCTAGTTCTAGGTCTGTGGTGgttatgcaaaaaagcaaaacaaaacaaaaaatggggGTCACCTGGTGAGCCCACCCGTACTCAGCCAGTACCCCCATGGTAGTCCCGCCAACAAAtggcccctcccccacacccccttGGGCTGTCTGCATTTGGATGCCATTGGCCCCCAGACAAGGGCTTTTTGAAGCCATCATGCCCTGTCTCATCTCTGCTCAGGCCTGACAAAGGGTGCTTCCACGGGCCTGTCATGCTCCCTCCTTGAAGCGGTGtcgcttttatttatttatttttagtctcaCCCCCTCCTATGCCAGTGGAGGCCATCTCAGGGCCAAGGCCCAGGGTGCTAATTTGCGGTTTAGCATCAGTTTTCTCCATTCCTTCCTCCCACTCACCCCCAGCCAGGTGCCTGGGAGACTTGAGCAGATGTTTCATCTTGGCCTGACTGGTGGCTTTAAGCCAGGCCTCCAACGCTCTGACCTCTGGCTTCCCATCAGCTTCCCAAAGAAACCAAGAGGCGCCTTCCTGAGGCAGAGCTCTCTTTCTGCCGCCTCCGGCTGCCTGCTGCGGCCTGCGGGCGTTCCGGGGGCACTCAGAGGAAGGGCCAGGGCTTGCACaggggtttttgttttccttgagcCCTCAGCAGAGCCAAGGGCCAGTCCTCTCTCCAGCGGCCACCTGGATTTCTAGTGATGGCGGAAGAGAcacttttatgttttagttttaaattatGTTCAGCAAATAAAACTTAGGATTTTTATTTTGGACTCTGTTTTGGACTGCTTCTGTTCAACCAGGTGCAAAGATGACTTTCCTCTGCCCCCATCTTCTCTAGCCTGCTTCATGGTGGGAATGCACTCTTGGGAGTCTCCCTTATGACCTCTTAAGGTGGCCATGAGAAGCCTTGACGATGCATCAGTACAGGGTGCGGGCACCTGGCCTGCCAGGACTGCTCGCCAGAGCGGGGTACCTGGACCAAGATATAAGCACAGACATCTAGACACGAACCTGCTGTGACACTTCCGGAGTCCTTTCTAGAACCCTCTCATCTCTTCCTCCCAGGAACCCCCTGGAGAGTAAACCAGGTAGGAGTGATTATTCTGCTTTTCCAGAAAAGCAGGTTCCATGAATTGTCACATGAGAAGTCAGACAAGGCCCTAACCTTAGTGCTGTCctttgcagcctgccaggcctgctCTCCCTGCTCCAGCCCAGACCACCCCCTCTCCCCTGGGAAGGATGTGGGGAGAAGGGGGCCTGTGGCTCTGGTTCCCACTCTCCTTCCTACAcctctgaacctccctcctggCCTCTTCGTGAGGCCAGCTCCCAATCACCACcctggagagacccaggaaatCACATTCTGTGCCTTCTTCCCCAAGCCCTCTGCATGGAGCTGCTGATTCAACCAGGATTGGCCAGTCAGGTCTGCTGGCTTTTGAGGTCACACGGGCTGGAGAGGGAGATGCAGGCCAGCCTTCCTGGCAATTCTGCTGTGCAGCCAGCGCTTACTgacacctgctctgtgccagccCCTGACCTGGGCAGCTAAATGAATCAGCCTCCTCCAACCCACTGGATGCTAATGAGGGGGTGGGGCTGACACGGTGCAGAGAATACCCATTCCCATCTGGGAGATGCAAGCAAAACCACCCAATTTCCTGCAGGTTCCAATTTCAGGATAGTGACCAGCATCTCACAAGGCAGGTATTGAGGGCGTGGACCACCTGATCCTCATCAGGGCCCTGGAGCCTCCATCTCAGGCACTCCTTCTTCCTGGGAGGGCCCCCCtcagcccccaccctcaccccccatGTCATGTAGCATCACCATTAACAAACCCAGGGGGACTGATTGACCGACCGGCCCCCTGGGGGAGGATGTGGTGCAAGGATGGAATTAGAGTGCGGCATCTTTGAGAGATGGGCCAAGATCAATAACTGG is from Bos indicus isolate NIAB-ARS_2022 breed Sahiwal x Tharparkar chromosome 18, NIAB-ARS_B.indTharparkar_mat_pri_1.0, whole genome shotgun sequence and encodes:
- the USB1 gene encoding U6 snRNA phosphodiesterase 1 isoform X3, whose amino-acid sequence is MFPSTEEGPVDDSAKHGGRVRTFPHERGNWATHVYIPYEAREEFLDLLDALLCHAQTYVPRLVRMEAFHLSLSQSVVLRHHWILPFVQALKDRVASFHRFCFTTDQVKIYTNQEKTRTFVGLEVTSGHAHFLDLVAEVDRVMEEFDLSTFYQDPSFHISLAWCVGDARLQMEGPCLQELQGIVDEFEDSEMLLRAYAEQIRCKSGNKFFSMPLK